The region CACTAACGACATATCGACCAGTGCCAGTATCCCTACGATAACATCGGCTTCCGAGGCGCTAAAAACATGAGTGGTCATGTGCCAGAGCTCTTGGGTAAACTTGATAAACAACAACACTATACCCAGCACTAAACCGAGGTAAAAAGGAGCCAGCATCCAGCGGCTGCTAAAAATAGTGTTTTCCAAGGACTGCTCAATTTTTTTTAGCATGTAGAATTCTTGATGTTTTTAGGGGCAGAAATTATAAATTATTCGCTGTTTTGGCGGTAGCAAAAATTTTTTAGCAGACGGATAACGGCTCTGCGGCATAAGGGAACAAGTAAGTTAGACCATGTTTTTTCACTGAGAATTTTCAGGTTATCAAGATAATTTAAGATCAGCAGACGTTCATTCTGATCCGCTGCACGTCCGTCATGGATTGGCGTAAATGCCCAGTGCTAGTCATCTTTCGGCGACGATGCTGGGGAAAAGTCGGGAATGTTATATTGGGGCTCACAATCTAGGCTGATTGGCCACCGAAGCGCCGAGTTAAAACCTCACTGTGGTAATAATCCAAGATCAGTGAATAGTCTAACGCTTCCATCAATTCAGCGGACCGTATTTAGCAATGTGAGATCTTATTGAAGGGGGGAGTGGATTGCCGTGGGTTGTGAAAGTCTAGCATTTTCAATAAGTTGGCGTACTATTTCGTGAGGCTTACCCAAAGCATCGGCCAGTTCATCACACAGAAAATCAATGCTATGGTTTAAATGCTTGCGGTCAGTTGCGCTCAGGGGGAGCTGTTCTTGCATCACGCTCAGCCCTTTTACGACTTCGGCGTAGCCTAATGGATCACCTTTATCGATAGCCGCCTGATTAGCCGTTGCACGAACTTTCCATTGCTCACTGAGCTTGCCTTGCCAGCTGGTTAAATGTTGAATAATTTTTTTTGCTTCCCCAGCACTCATAACACTACGAATGTTGTTCGGCATATCGTTAGCGCGCACCAGCCAAGTGAGGCCATTACGTTTGAAATAGAGTTTGAAGAATGTGGCTTTGTTTTCGCCAGAAAAACTTTTTTTACGAATGGATTTAACGATACCGATACCATAACCGGGATGGTAAATACGATCACCTTGATTAATAGTGATAATGCTCTCCTAGTATTAAAACCTCATTTATTGAAAATAATTAATATAATCAATATCTTACATGGTTATCCTGTTAAATTCAAGGTGCGGTTACTCACGGGCTAATTAAGCTCATAGGAGTCGATGAGTTACCGTGGCGTTGTGGCGTCAGAAATTACGCAACGCTTAACCAGTAGCAGTTAGAGAGATGTGTTTATTTCCATGCACTGAACCGAGGTTTGCAATAACAGCTTTGCGCAGTGTCAGGCTTTGCTCTTCATGCTCTAGGAAAAGTGGATTGTGAGTTCGCGGTAGTAGGCTGATTAAGTTCTGAGTAGCGCTAGCTTTGCTGACCTTGGCTTATTTGGAGATCCGCTTGTAGCTTGAAGTCAGTGTCAAAAACTTTCCTGATTACTTATGAACCTCAGCCATAATGCACCCTGTTTCGGTTTGTTCTTTGTAGCTGCCTAATTTATTCGGCAGGCCAGCTCTGCTGGCTGTTACTGAGGTTTAGATTTAAACCAAAAACCCAACCGGGCCGAAGTCCTCTTCGCCGAAGAGACGGGCCCCTACAAGGTCAAAATATCAAACTGAGCCTCATATTCTTTACCGAATAGGCGGGAGCTTGCTGTAACTTATTGAATTTATTATAATTTAGTTCTCTGAAATATGGCTGAGCTTTGTGGCTAATCAGGAAAACTTTCGTTTTTAAAGTGCAGAAGGAGCCGAACAAGGTGTTTATT is a window of Oceanisphaera sp. IT1-181 DNA encoding:
- a CDS encoding CarD family transcriptional regulator; its protein translation is MPNNIRSVMSAGEAKKIIQHLTSWQGKLSEQWKVRATANQAAIDKGDPLGYAEVVKGLSVMQEQLPLSATDRKHLNHSIDFLCDELADALGKPHEIVRQLIENARLSQPTAIHSPLQ